From the Entomomonas sp. E2T0 genome, one window contains:
- a CDS encoding DNA cytosine methyltransferase, with amino-acid sequence MILTSIDLFSGGGGLSEGLRQAGFNVLAAIENNSIAAETFRINHKKSLVIEKDIRFVSSTEILKQANIKKGELDLLAGCPPCQSFSKLTAKYNNDDQRNALIMQVFRLTKDLKPKAIMIENVPGILTRGASYLNEFIDNIKKLGYIVNFDILQVADYGVPQDRRRFVLLAGFGFEIKIPKPTHSRTGKNLPKWKTVREALSGLKKPLKLEQSYSKGGPQKYNWHIIRNISDINITRLKYLKAGGTRFTIPDHLRPKCHQGDNKGFSNIYTRMEWDNISPTITGGCTALSKGRFGHPSQMRTISVREAARLQTFPDTYQFATDYIDQACQIIGNALPCEFARIMSHSCYLAIKQFT; translated from the coding sequence ATGATACTTACATCTATAGACCTGTTTTCTGGAGGAGGAGGCTTGTCTGAAGGGCTTCGTCAAGCAGGGTTTAATGTTTTAGCTGCTATTGAAAACAATTCAATTGCTGCTGAAACTTTTCGTATTAACCATAAAAAAAGCCTTGTTATTGAAAAAGATATCCGATTTGTTTCTTCTACAGAAATTCTAAAACAGGCTAATATTAAAAAGGGAGAGTTAGATCTTTTAGCAGGTTGTCCTCCATGTCAAAGCTTCTCTAAATTAACAGCTAAGTATAATAATGATGATCAAAGAAATGCTTTGATTATGCAGGTTTTCAGACTTACAAAAGATCTTAAACCAAAAGCAATAATGATTGAGAATGTACCAGGTATTTTGACAAGAGGGGCATCATATTTAAATGAGTTCATTGATAATATAAAAAAATTAGGGTACATCGTAAATTTTGATATATTGCAAGTTGCTGATTATGGTGTACCACAAGATAGACGACGCTTTGTATTACTTGCAGGTTTTGGATTTGAAATTAAGATTCCTAAACCTACACATTCTCGTACAGGTAAAAACCTACCAAAGTGGAAGACTGTTAGAGAAGCATTATCTGGATTGAAAAAGCCCTTAAAGTTAGAGCAATCCTATTCAAAAGGTGGACCTCAAAAATATAACTGGCATATTATAAGAAACATTTCGGATATAAATATAACACGACTTAAATACCTTAAAGCTGGTGGTACAAGATTTACTATTCCTGATCATTTAAGACCTAAATGCCATCAAGGTGATAACAAAGGATTTAGTAATATATATACAAGAATGGAGTGGGATAATATATCTCCTACAATTACTGGAGGGTGTACAGCTCTGAGTAAAGGTAGATTTGGTCACCCATCTCAGATGAGAACTATTTCTGTAAGAGAGGCTGCTAGGTTGCAAACATTTCCAGATACATATCAGTTCGCTACGGATTATATTGATCAAGCGTGCCAAATAATTGGTAATGCACTACCTTGTGAATTTGCTCGTATAATGAGTCATTCTTGTTATTTAGCGATAAAACAATTCACATAA
- a CDS encoding TIGR03757 family integrating conjugative element protein yields MVDTISPLKPIHLIVLALLSVFMNILSYADTVIFTDQSHPVSNTGKHAIIYLDTPSHIEAKLSEGLSNDPVEAKQQALQRIQDPNMQHQLMNAYIGLSKAWQLGVTKLPAVVVDEQYVVYGINDVNQAIQLVKQYKE; encoded by the coding sequence ATGGTTGACACTATTTCACCACTTAAACCCATCCATTTAATTGTATTGGCACTGCTCAGTGTGTTTATGAATATATTGAGCTATGCAGATACAGTAATTTTTACTGATCAATCTCATCCTGTTTCTAATACTGGTAAACACGCCATTATTTATTTAGATACTCCCTCTCACATAGAAGCAAAGCTTTCTGAAGGTTTATCTAATGACCCTGTAGAAGCAAAGCAGCAAGCTCTACAACGTATCCAAGATCCCAATATGCAACATCAGCTAATGAATGCTTACATTGGATTAAGTAAGGCATGGCAACTAGGTGTTACTAAACTGCCAGCTGTAGTGGTAGATGAACAGTATGTTGTATATGGCATAAATGATGTTAATCAAGCTATACAACTAGTAAAACAATATAAGGAGTAG
- a CDS encoding TIGR03756 family integrating conjugative element protein, with product MKRLILFLLIGLSLSSLAQIPGISSGGGLDTATVMKSAASTSCMDYQTVGVCYWLDCDKKCKVRTSVKVKHFVPEAVVSTYADTGKNPWTDVAGMSPTSIGAEGGGDVTTASSGKNTQTRFKNADVIGHPGGSLLGTVGLGYTCESTTTAYYPYFLSTLDIIGWRFGIPEMVYPESLAPGLREVGSMASGNMWGNIFPREGLITQTDDFKAAAVTAQKAADITTRTGQAHVYTPIKASSAKDGYWPPNDPVMENDASNHRWQQLYPEQKDSCSAFPDREMTTRSAGDSYVFALWRPYRCCKQVGQEFLGSTGF from the coding sequence ATGAAACGATTAATACTCTTTTTATTAATAGGCTTATCTTTATCCTCATTGGCTCAAATACCAGGTATCTCTAGCGGTGGTGGATTAGATACTGCCACAGTGATGAAATCAGCAGCTTCAACATCCTGTATGGATTATCAAACAGTAGGTGTTTGTTATTGGCTTGATTGTGATAAGAAATGCAAAGTACGTACTTCTGTAAAAGTAAAACATTTTGTTCCAGAAGCAGTTGTATCTACCTATGCTGATACAGGTAAAAATCCTTGGACAGACGTAGCAGGGATGAGTCCGACCAGTATAGGTGCTGAAGGTGGAGGGGATGTTACTACTGCATCAAGTGGTAAAAATACACAAACACGTTTTAAAAACGCAGATGTAATCGGTCATCCTGGTGGATCGTTATTGGGGACTGTTGGACTAGGTTATACCTGTGAAAGTACTACCACTGCTTACTATCCTTACTTCTTAAGTACTTTAGATATTATAGGTTGGCGATTTGGTATTCCAGAGATGGTTTATCCTGAATCACTTGCTCCTGGTCTACGTGAAGTAGGCAGTATGGCCAGTGGCAATATGTGGGGCAATATCTTTCCACGTGAGGGGTTAATTACCCAAACAGATGACTTTAAAGCAGCAGCTGTAACAGCTCAAAAAGCAGCAGATATAACCACGCGTACTGGTCAAGCACACGTCTATACCCCAATCAAAGCTTCCTCTGCTAAAGATGGTTATTGGCCACCTAATGACCCAGTAATGGAAAACGACGCCAGTAATCATCGTTGGCAACAACTCTATCCAGAACAAAAAGATAGTTGCTCTGCTTTTCCAGATCGTGAAATGACTACACGTAGTGCAGGGGATAGTTATGTATTTGCTCTATGGCGACCTTATCGTTGTTGCAAACAAGTAGGGCAAGAGTTTTTAGGTTCAACAGGTTTTTAA